The proteins below come from a single Carnobacterium divergens DSM 20623 genomic window:
- the addB gene encoding helicase-exonuclease AddAB subunit AddB gives MRLQFVLGRGNTAKQNYLLDEIGQTLTEDSTAKLFYLIPEHMSFQTEMSVLEGLGKMPNFQNQKLIGMMNLQVFSFRRLAWYFLQDSSLYHKPQLTNTGLTMLVRKLLLQYENELTIYRGEVKKSGFVEKLTELFLELRSGKITESDLQELLKQQGDSPKEADLKLKLQDIVLLYHAFENALLGKYLEKEDILTALATKIETVDLSNTTIYIDGYTRFNAQEQALIVALMKASKKVTIALTLDKGYPTEKPSMFELFQATGETYYQLYQAARGDGIQVEHDKILKESDARYSEEINQLEDFWVETSKLLPIDYRKKQERIPMSNCVEVWQASNKQVEVTHVAKEIRRLIASKEYRYQDILVLARDMSEYQSILEPIFKENELEVFTDDAAVMSHHPLAEFLVAMLAIKKNNWRYQDVMRLLRTELLLPLQQVEESVDRTTRVLMKQNHINNFRNKIDITENVVLMYGYEGFYWTQKKPWHYSRFVQEETAGQTTEDQRIEGIANEVRDFLQKTLLPFFKKLDQATNGLSFAKELYEFLEKSGVSQQLSFWRDQEIEKNNLEVAKQHEQTWDVLLQLLDEYVEILGTESVDLDAFNDILIAGFEGASYHLVPPTIDQIMFSPFDTTRRNATKITFILGMTDTNLPAKIENKSVLTQEDRTYFSEFLPEDKFLAPSVESLTATEPLQAYLAFLSSTERLIFSYSKNDDSKQSAQLSSYIQRIVTGLDIPIQTKVEDSTTILEEQEEALAFIGSKRSTLSQLLVVLRKSQEENSPLNHFWYGIYQYLTGSGGMKELTKQVLKSLTYKNVPKPLKPEIVSELYGKELYTSVSRMENFYSCHYKHFVTYGLGLKEREVFGLSPAGTGEFFHDALDQLFKSLHSQNILLSELTEETLSKVTDDVLQVIYGKPKFSILTVSNRMNYIRYQLSQTIQRVAWALSNQSRKTGMSTIETEVLFGQIASQKGIEGLEIPLKNDGKLHVRGKIDRVDGMEVDGSHYLSIVDYKSSAHTFDYRDAYYGLAMQMITYLDTALMNSVSLVGHEAKPAGAFYLHVKNPFINDEDASDEEHYQDSLLKNFKLDGILLEDDPMLRKLDQSLEPTNSSLVYPYRELKDETLKSAKFVTNDEMAALRNHNNRLFKKAGDKIISGDTDLNPYYKDKQRIACGMCPFRSICEFDVMLPENNYHRVDPLSQKDVLERMLKEEGEKDES, from the coding sequence CAGGATTAACGATGCTTGTCCGAAAGTTATTGTTGCAATATGAAAATGAGTTAACCATTTATCGTGGAGAAGTCAAAAAAAGTGGTTTTGTAGAAAAATTAACTGAATTATTTTTGGAATTACGAAGTGGAAAAATTACGGAATCTGATTTACAAGAGTTGTTAAAACAGCAAGGAGATTCACCAAAAGAAGCGGATTTAAAATTAAAATTGCAGGATATTGTGTTACTGTATCATGCTTTTGAGAATGCTCTATTGGGAAAATACTTGGAAAAAGAAGATATTTTAACGGCTTTAGCGACTAAAATTGAAACTGTTGATTTATCAAATACAACCATTTATATTGATGGCTATACAAGATTTAATGCTCAAGAGCAAGCATTAATAGTAGCTTTAATGAAAGCTTCTAAAAAAGTGACCATCGCTTTGACTTTAGATAAAGGTTATCCAACTGAAAAACCGTCTATGTTTGAACTTTTTCAAGCAACGGGAGAAACTTACTATCAACTTTATCAAGCAGCCAGAGGAGATGGGATTCAAGTAGAACACGATAAGATTTTAAAAGAGTCAGATGCCCGTTACAGTGAAGAAATCAATCAATTAGAAGATTTTTGGGTTGAAACAAGTAAACTCTTACCGATAGATTACCGAAAAAAACAAGAACGAATTCCAATGTCTAATTGTGTGGAGGTTTGGCAAGCAAGTAACAAGCAAGTTGAAGTGACACATGTTGCTAAAGAAATCCGTCGCTTGATTGCTTCAAAAGAATATCGTTATCAGGATATATTAGTATTGGCTAGAGATATGAGTGAATACCAATCTATTTTGGAACCTATTTTTAAAGAAAATGAATTAGAAGTATTTACGGATGATGCAGCGGTGATGAGTCATCACCCTTTAGCTGAATTTTTAGTAGCCATGCTAGCAATTAAGAAAAATAATTGGCGATACCAAGACGTGATGCGTTTACTTCGAACCGAACTATTGTTGCCACTTCAACAAGTAGAAGAATCAGTGGACCGTACAACTAGGGTATTGATGAAACAAAACCACATAAACAACTTTCGAAATAAGATTGATATTACTGAAAATGTGGTTTTAATGTATGGTTACGAAGGTTTTTATTGGACGCAAAAAAAACCATGGCATTATAGTCGCTTTGTACAAGAAGAAACAGCAGGACAAACGACGGAAGATCAACGAATTGAAGGCATTGCCAATGAAGTCAGAGATTTTTTACAAAAAACCTTATTGCCGTTTTTTAAAAAATTGGATCAAGCAACGAATGGCTTAAGCTTTGCTAAAGAGCTTTATGAATTTTTAGAAAAAAGTGGCGTTAGCCAACAGCTCTCTTTTTGGCGTGACCAAGAAATTGAAAAAAATAATTTAGAAGTAGCCAAACAGCATGAGCAAACATGGGATGTTTTACTACAATTATTAGATGAATACGTTGAAATTTTAGGTACTGAATCTGTCGATTTAGATGCCTTTAATGACATTTTAATTGCAGGATTTGAGGGAGCAAGTTATCATTTAGTCCCCCCTACAATTGACCAAATCATGTTCTCTCCTTTTGATACAACCAGAAGAAATGCAACCAAAATCACCTTTATTTTAGGAATGACAGATACGAATTTACCAGCAAAAATTGAGAACAAAAGTGTTTTGACGCAAGAAGATCGCACTTATTTTTCTGAATTTTTACCAGAAGATAAATTTTTAGCACCATCGGTTGAGTCTTTAACAGCAACAGAACCGCTGCAAGCTTATCTTGCCTTTCTTTCATCAACAGAGCGCTTGATTTTTTCTTATTCAAAAAATGACGATTCAAAACAGAGTGCGCAACTGTCTTCTTATATTCAACGAATTGTCACAGGCCTAGACATTCCAATTCAAACTAAAGTAGAAGATAGTACAACTATTTTAGAAGAGCAAGAGGAAGCTTTAGCGTTTATTGGTTCAAAAAGAAGTACCTTAAGTCAGTTGTTAGTTGTTTTAAGAAAATCTCAAGAAGAAAATAGCCCTTTAAATCATTTTTGGTATGGCATCTATCAATATTTAACGGGATCTGGAGGAATGAAAGAGCTAACCAAACAAGTTTTAAAAAGTTTAACGTATAAAAATGTTCCTAAACCGTTAAAGCCAGAAATTGTCTCGGAGTTATACGGAAAAGAGCTCTATACATCTGTTTCACGAATGGAAAATTTTTATTCTTGTCACTATAAACATTTTGTCACCTACGGATTAGGTTTAAAAGAACGTGAAGTCTTCGGACTCTCGCCAGCAGGTACTGGGGAATTTTTCCATGATGCGTTAGACCAACTTTTTAAATCCCTTCATAGTCAAAACATATTGTTAAGTGAATTAACAGAAGAAACCCTAAGTAAAGTTACCGATGATGTGTTGCAAGTGATTTATGGAAAACCAAAATTTTCGATTTTAACTGTTTCTAACCGAATGAATTACATTCGATACCAACTAAGCCAAACGATTCAACGAGTAGCGTGGGCATTATCCAATCAAAGTCGAAAGACCGGTATGTCTACAATTGAAACGGAAGTTTTATTTGGTCAGATTGCCAGTCAAAAAGGAATTGAAGGATTAGAAATACCACTAAAAAATGATGGGAAACTTCATGTACGTGGGAAAATTGATCGAGTTGATGGAATGGAAGTCGATGGAAGTCATTATTTAAGCATTGTTGATTATAAATCAAGTGCACACACATTTGATTACCGTGATGCGTATTATGGTTTAGCAATGCAAATGATTACGTATTTAGATACTGCATTAATGAATTCAGTGAGTTTAGTCGGTCATGAAGCAAAACCAGCCGGTGCTTTTTATTTACATGTAAAAAATCCTTTTATTAATGATGAAGACGCAAGCGATGAAGAGCATTATCAGGATTCTCTTTTAAAAAACTTTAAGCTAGATGGGATTTTATTAGAAGATGATCCGATGTTGCGAAAATTAGATCAATCATTAGAACCAACGAATAGCTCTCTTGTTTATCCTTACCGAGAATTAAAAGATGAAACCTTAAAATCAGCGAAGTTCGTAACGAATGATGAAATGGCAGCTTTAAGAAATCATAATAATCGTTTGTTTAAAAAAGCAGGAGATAAAATTATTAGTGGAGATACGGATTTAAATCCCTATTACAAAGACAAACAACGAATTGCATGTGGGATGTGCCCGTTCCGTTCGATTTGTGAATTTGATGTGATGTTGCCAGAAAATAACTACCACCGTGTCGATCCTCTAAGTCAAAAAGATGTTTTAGAGCGAATGTTAAAAGAAGAAGGTGAAAAAGATGAGTCATAA